From one bacterium Scap17 genomic stretch:
- the dapC gene encoding succinyldiaminopimelate transaminase, with the protein MNPDLDQLKPYPFETLAKLREGVVPNPALDPIALTIGEPRHAPPEFVLDTLREHIMGVAKYPATGGLPELRQAIADWLEKRFSLNATPDIDQQVLPVTGTREALFAFIQASLDSTRPERVLVPNPFYQIYEGATLLAGGDVTYLPCPAENGFRPDYAAVPADVWRDTQIVFVCSPGNPTGAVTPLADFQQLIRLADEHDFLIASDECYSELYLDEGTPPPGLLQACAAMGRDDYARCVVFHSLSKRSNLPGLRSGFVAGDGEVIRRFRHYRTYHGCAMPLHHQYASIAAWSDEAHVLANRDAYREKFAAVTEILAPVMDFPTPEASFYLYPAVPGGDDAAFTRDLLREEAVGVLPASYMAREVDGVNPGAGRIRLALVAELEQTVEAAQRLRRFVERLR; encoded by the coding sequence ATGAACCCGGATCTCGACCAGCTCAAGCCCTACCCGTTTGAAACCCTGGCCAAGCTGCGCGAGGGCGTCGTGCCCAACCCCGCCCTGGACCCGATTGCACTGACCATCGGCGAGCCGCGTCATGCGCCGCCCGAGTTCGTGCTCGACACCCTGCGCGAGCACATCATGGGCGTGGCCAAATACCCCGCCACCGGCGGGCTGCCGGAATTGCGCCAGGCGATCGCCGACTGGCTCGAAAAGCGCTTCTCGCTCAACGCCACGCCGGATATCGACCAGCAGGTCCTGCCGGTCACCGGCACCCGCGAAGCACTGTTCGCCTTCATCCAGGCCTCGCTGGACAGCACGCGTCCGGAGCGCGTGCTGGTGCCGAACCCCTTCTATCAGATCTACGAAGGCGCGACGCTGCTGGCCGGCGGCGATGTCACCTACCTGCCCTGCCCCGCCGAGAATGGCTTCCGCCCTGATTACGCGGCAGTGCCGGCGGACGTGTGGCGCGACACCCAGATCGTCTTCGTTTGCTCGCCGGGCAATCCCACCGGTGCCGTGACACCGCTGGCCGATTTCCAGCAGCTGATTCGCCTCGCCGACGAGCATGACTTCCTGATCGCCTCCGATGAGTGCTACTCGGAGCTGTACCTCGACGAAGGCACACCGCCGCCGGGCCTGCTGCAGGCCTGTGCCGCCATGGGCCGCGATGACTATGCGCGCTGTGTGGTCTTCCACTCGCTGTCCAAGCGCTCCAACCTGCCGGGCCTGCGCTCCGGCTTCGTGGCCGGCGATGGCGAGGTGATCCGTCGCTTCCGTCACTACCGCACCTATCACGGCTGCGCGATGCCGCTGCATCACCAGTATGCCTCCATCGCTGCCTGGAGTGATGAAGCCCACGTACTGGCCAATCGCGATGCCTACCGCGAGAAGTTTGCCGCCGTGACCGAAATCCTTGCGCCGGTAATGGACTTCCCGACACCGGAAGCCAGCTTCTACCTGTATCCCGCCGTGCCCGGTGGTGACGATGCCGCCTTCACCCGCGACCTGTTGCGTGAAGAGGCGGTCGGCGTGCTGCCGGCAAGCTACATGGCGCGCGAGGTGGACGGCGTGAATCCGGGTGCCGGGCGCATTCGTCTGGCGCTGGTGGCCGAACTGGAACAGACCGTCGAAGCCGCCCAGCGCCTGCGTCGCTTCGTTGAACGCCTGCGCTGA
- a CDS encoding arsenate reductase: MHVLYGIKTCDSCRKARRALDDRGVPYRWHDLREDGLSASLLESWLEQAAWSSLLNKRNTSWRNLSDEQRDSLDANSARALMLEHPTLIKRPILERHPADNEMDLVIGYDKAVYEPQD, from the coding sequence ATGCACGTGCTCTACGGCATCAAGACCTGCGATAGCTGCCGCAAGGCGCGCCGCGCCCTCGACGATCGGGGCGTGCCCTACCGCTGGCATGACCTGCGCGAGGATGGCCTCTCCGCCAGCCTGCTGGAATCCTGGCTGGAGCAGGCCGCCTGGAGCAGCCTGCTCAACAAGCGCAACACCAGCTGGCGCAACCTGAGCGATGAACAACGTGACAGCCTCGATGCCAATTCGGCACGCGCATTGATGCTGGAGCACCCGACCCTGATCAAGCGTCCCATTCTCGAGCGTCATCCCGCCGACAATGAGATGGATCTGGTGATCGGCTATGACAAGGCGGTCTACGAACCGCAGGATTGA
- the dapD gene encoding 2,3,4,5-tetrahydropyridine-2,6-dicarboxylate N-succinyltransferase has translation MLSLALGIGTQNTTGDWLEVYYPAPLFKPTAAVVDAARKALDAPAGTTATSFLPEHCAALASALRDAGDSAQAELAESLATSQRPLVAMFIEEDAAPQSVPEVYLKLHLLSHRMVRPHGIDLTGMFGLLKNVAWTNEGAIDIEELPARRLKARLEGRTLSVDCVDKFPKMTDYVVPTGIRVADTARVRLGAYLGAGTTVMHEGFCNFNAGTEGPGMVEGRIAAGVFVGKGSDLGGGCSTMGTLSGGGNIVIKVGEGCLIGANAGIGIPLGDRCTVEAGLYITAGTKVMVFDNEGQEVETIAARELANQDDLLLRRNSITGRVECLTNKSAIALNDALHAHN, from the coding sequence ATGTTGAGCCTTGCCCTCGGAATCGGCACCCAGAACACCACCGGCGACTGGCTGGAAGTCTATTATCCTGCCCCGCTGTTCAAGCCGACCGCTGCCGTTGTTGACGCCGCTCGCAAGGCACTGGACGCACCGGCTGGCACCACCGCCACCAGCTTCCTGCCGGAACACTGCGCCGCCCTGGCCAGCGCCCTGCGCGACGCCGGTGACAGCGCCCAGGCCGAACTGGCCGAGAGCCTGGCCACCAGCCAGCGCCCGCTGGTCGCCATGTTCATCGAGGAAGATGCCGCCCCGCAGAGCGTGCCGGAGGTCTACCTCAAGCTGCACCTGCTGTCTCACCGCATGGTGCGCCCGCACGGCATCGACCTGACCGGCATGTTCGGTCTGCTCAAGAATGTCGCCTGGACCAACGAAGGCGCCATCGACATCGAAGAGCTGCCGGCGCGCCGCCTCAAGGCCCGCCTGGAAGGTCGCACCCTGTCCGTGGACTGCGTCGACAAGTTCCCGAAGATGACCGACTACGTGGTGCCGACCGGCATCCGTGTCGCCGATACCGCACGTGTGCGTCTGGGTGCCTACCTGGGCGCAGGCACCACCGTGATGCACGAAGGCTTCTGCAACTTCAATGCCGGCACCGAAGGCCCGGGCATGGTCGAGGGCCGTATCGCTGCGGGCGTCTTCGTCGGCAAGGGGTCTGATCTTGGCGGCGGATGCTCCACCATGGGCACCCTGTCCGGTGGCGGCAACATCGTCATCAAGGTCGGCGAAGGCTGTCTGATCGGCGCCAATGCCGGTATCGGCATCCCGCTGGGCGATCGCTGCACCGTGGAAGCTGGCCTGTACATCACCGCTGGCACCAAGGTCATGGTCTTCGACAACGAAGGCCAGGAAGTCGAGACGATCGCAGCACGTGAGCTGGCGAATCAGGACGACCTGCTGCTGCGTCGCAACTCGATCACCGGTCGTGTCGAATGCCTCACCAACAAGAGCGCCATCGCGCTCAACGATGCCCTGCACGCTCACAACTGA
- the dapE gene encoding succinyl-diaminopimelate desuccinylase, translated as MTDSNAPLPPRPADLSPTLELAFDLISRPSVTPDDLDCQTLMIERLEALGFTITRLPFGDVDNFWAVRGHHGPVLAFAGHTDVVPTGPEANWQYPPFSPCIDDAGFLCGRGAADMKGSLAAMLTATERFVTANPDHEGRIAFLITSDEEGPAVHGTRAVVEYLREHHERLDYCIVGEPSSTDYAGDVIKNGRRGSLGAVMHIKGIQGHVAYPHLARNPIHDAAPALADLAAEHWDNGNDFFPATSFQISNIRGGTGATNVIPGELEVVFNFRYSTELTADDLKRRTYEILEKHGLDVEIEWNLSGEPFLTPEGALVDAAVHGVERALGRKPVLSTSGGTSDGRFIATLGTQVVELGPVNATIHKIDERVMASDLDRLSSAYEHILEYLFVPATQETPA; from the coding sequence ATGACTGATTCAAACGCACCGCTTCCTCCACGCCCCGCCGATCTGTCTCCGACGCTGGAGCTGGCCTTCGATCTCATCTCACGCCCCTCGGTCACGCCGGACGACCTGGACTGCCAGACCCTGATGATCGAACGCCTCGAGGCGCTGGGCTTCACCATCACGCGGCTGCCCTTCGGCGATGTCGACAACTTCTGGGCGGTGCGTGGACACCATGGTCCGGTGCTGGCCTTCGCCGGCCATACCGATGTCGTGCCGACGGGCCCAGAAGCCAACTGGCAGTATCCGCCGTTCTCGCCGTGCATCGACGATGCCGGCTTCCTGTGTGGCCGTGGCGCCGCCGACATGAAGGGTTCGCTGGCCGCGATGCTGACTGCCACCGAGCGCTTCGTGACCGCCAACCCGGACCACGAAGGCCGCATCGCCTTCCTGATCACCTCCGACGAGGAAGGCCCGGCGGTTCACGGCACTCGTGCGGTGGTCGAGTATCTGCGCGAGCATCATGAGCGCCTCGATTACTGCATCGTCGGCGAGCCGTCCTCCACCGACTACGCCGGGGACGTGATCAAGAATGGCCGTCGCGGCTCGCTGGGTGCAGTCATGCACATCAAGGGCATCCAGGGCCATGTGGCCTACCCGCATCTGGCGCGCAACCCGATCCACGATGCCGCCCCGGCTCTGGCTGACCTGGCCGCCGAGCATTGGGACAACGGCAATGACTTCTTCCCGGCGACCAGCTTCCAGATCTCCAACATCCGTGGCGGTACCGGCGCGACCAACGTCATCCCCGGCGAGCTGGAAGTGGTCTTCAACTTCCGCTACTCAACCGAGCTGACCGCCGATGATCTCAAGCGTCGCACCTATGAGATCCTCGAGAAGCACGGTCTGGACGTCGAGATCGAGTGGAACCTGAGTGGTGAACCCTTCCTGACGCCGGAAGGTGCGCTGGTCGATGCCGCCGTGCACGGCGTGGAACGCGCGCTGGGACGCAAACCTGTCCTGTCCACCTCAGGCGGCACCTCCGATGGTCGCTTCATCGCCACGCTCGGCACTCAGGTCGTCGAGCTGGGGCCGGTCAACGCGACCATCCACAAGATCGATGAACGCGTCATGGCCAGCGATCTGGACCGACTCTCCAGCGCCTACGAGCACATCCTGGAATACCTGTTTGTCCCCGCGACCCAAGAGACCCCGGCATGA
- a CDS encoding cold-shock protein translates to MSSKTFFRCFIISLLLALPAPLLIAVFITLTGGQLADTLSQALSVEGFELAYAAAVAAVFILLLIATLAIPVLSPRSAVLAEVEDDDREIGEVKWFNVNKGYGFVTRESGEDVFVHFRAIRGKGHRTLAEGQKVRYHVISNERGLQADDVTVIT, encoded by the coding sequence ATGAGTTCCAAGACGTTCTTCCGTTGTTTCATCATCAGCCTGCTGCTGGCACTGCCGGCACCGTTGCTGATTGCTGTCTTCATCACCCTGACCGGCGGCCAGCTGGCCGACACCCTGAGCCAGGCGCTTAGCGTCGAGGGCTTCGAGCTGGCGTACGCGGCTGCCGTCGCGGCCGTGTTCATCCTACTGTTGATCGCGACGCTTGCCATCCCGGTGCTGTCTCCGCGCTCTGCGGTACTGGCTGAAGTCGAGGACGACGATCGTGAGATCGGCGAGGTCAAGTGGTTCAACGTCAACAAGGGCTATGGTTTCGTGACCCGTGAAAGTGGTGAAGATGTCTTCGTTCACTTCCGTGCCATTCGTGGCAAGGGCCACCGTACCTTGGCCGAAGGTCAGAAAGTGCGTTACCACGTCATCAGCAATGAGCGTGGCCTGCAGGCGGATGACGTGACAGTCATCACCTGA
- a CDS encoding SlyX family protein encodes MTTSTDPNLEARLEALESRLAHQDDWLETLDRTVIAQQRQIETLERLTALMASQLRTLREQQGDADSTAPFSAQPHDELPPHY; translated from the coding sequence ATGACAACCTCGACTGATCCCAACCTGGAAGCCCGACTGGAAGCACTGGAATCGCGCCTCGCGCATCAGGATGACTGGCTCGAGACCCTCGATCGCACCGTCATCGCCCAGCAGCGCCAGATAGAGACCCTCGAGCGCCTCACCGCGCTGATGGCCAGCCAGCTACGCACCCTGCGCGAACAGCAAGGCGATGCAGACTCGACAGCACCTTTCAGTGCGCAGCCACACGACGAGCTGCCACCCCATTACTGA
- the trxB gene encoding thioredoxin-disulfide reductase: MSNVRHERLIILGSGPAGYTAAVYAARANLKPLLITGMQMGGQLTTTTDVDNWPGDDAGVQGPELMERMRRHAERFETEILFDHINEVTLGERPFLLKGDNGSYSCDALIIATGASAQYLGLPSEQQFMGQGVSACATCDGFFYRNQEVVVVGGGNTAVEEALYLSNIASKVTLVHRRDSLRAEKILQDKLFDKVENGNMAVEWHHTLDEVLGDNSGVTGVRLRHVESGATKELSSMGVFIAIGHRPNTSLFEGQLEMQGGYLKVQSGLEGNATQTSIPGVYACGDVMDHVYRQAITSAGTGCMAALDAERYLDGLIA; this comes from the coding sequence ATGAGCAATGTCCGTCACGAACGACTGATCATCCTTGGTTCCGGCCCCGCGGGTTATACCGCTGCCGTCTATGCCGCGCGTGCCAATCTCAAACCGCTGTTGATCACCGGCATGCAGATGGGTGGTCAGCTGACCACTACCACCGATGTCGACAACTGGCCGGGTGATGATGCCGGCGTGCAGGGACCGGAGCTGATGGAGCGCATGCGCCGTCACGCCGAGCGCTTCGAGACCGAGATCCTGTTCGATCACATCAATGAAGTGACCCTCGGTGAGCGTCCCTTCCTGCTCAAGGGTGACAACGGCAGCTACAGCTGTGACGCCCTGATCATCGCCACCGGCGCCAGCGCGCAGTACCTGGGTCTGCCGAGTGAGCAGCAGTTCATGGGCCAGGGCGTCTCGGCCTGTGCGACCTGTGACGGCTTCTTCTATCGCAATCAGGAAGTCGTGGTAGTCGGTGGTGGCAACACCGCTGTCGAGGAAGCGCTGTACCTGTCCAACATCGCCTCCAAGGTCACGTTGGTGCATCGCCGTGACAGCCTGCGCGCCGAGAAGATCCTGCAGGACAAGCTGTTCGACAAGGTCGAGAACGGCAACATGGCGGTCGAATGGCACCACACCCTCGACGAAGTGCTGGGCGACAACTCCGGCGTCACCGGCGTGCGTCTGCGTCATGTCGAAAGCGGCGCCACCAAGGAGTTGAGCTCGATGGGCGTGTTCATCGCCATCGGCCACCGTCCGAATACCAGCCTGTTCGAAGGCCAGCTCGAGATGCAGGGCGGCTATCTCAAGGTCCAGTCCGGTCTGGAAGGCAATGCCACCCAGACCAGCATCCCCGGTGTCTATGCCTGTGGCGATGTGATGGACCACGTCTACCGTCAGGCGATCACCTCTGCCGGTACCGGCTGCATGGCGGCGCTGGATGCCGAGCGTTATCTGGACGGCCTCATCGCCTGA
- a CDS encoding peroxiredoxin: protein MSVLVGRQAPDFEAAAVLGDGTIVDNYKLSDSNGKLRVLFFWPLDFTFVCPSEIIAHDNRLAKFKELGVEVIGVSIDSQFTHHAWRKTSPDAGGIGEVGFPIVADVKHEVTQAYGIEHPEAGVALRASFLIDEEGVVQHQVVNNLPLGRNVDEMVRMVKALQFHQTNGEVCPAGWEEGQEGMKDTAEGVAKYLAGHSSSL, encoded by the coding sequence ATGAGCGTATTGGTCGGACGTCAGGCCCCGGATTTCGAAGCCGCAGCAGTGCTGGGCGACGGTACCATCGTCGACAACTACAAGCTGTCTGATTCCAACGGCAAGCTGCGCGTGCTGTTCTTCTGGCCGCTGGACTTCACCTTCGTTTGCCCGTCTGAAATCATCGCCCACGACAACCGTCTGGCGAAGTTCAAGGAACTCGGCGTCGAGGTCATCGGTGTGTCCATCGATTCCCAGTTCACTCACCACGCATGGCGCAAGACCTCTCCGGACGCTGGCGGCATCGGTGAAGTCGGCTTCCCGATCGTGGCTGACGTCAAGCACGAAGTCACCCAGGCATACGGCATCGAGCATCCGGAAGCTGGCGTCGCTCTGCGCGCTTCCTTCCTGATCGACGAAGAGGGTGTCGTCCAGCACCAGGTCGTCAACAACCTGCCGCTGGGCCGTAACGTCGACGAGATGGTCCGTATGGTCAAGGCCCTGCAGTTCCACCAGACCAACGGCGAAGTCTGCCCGGCAGGTTGGGAAGAAGGTCAGGAAGGCATGAAGGACACCGCGGAAGGTGTTGCCAAGTACCTGGCAGGCCACTCCAGCAGCCTGTAA
- a CDS encoding CPXCG motif-containing cysteine-rich protein yields the protein MNDQGRRPSESGELLEDDEVLDAAVEQWLAEHSSGQSDEWPGHELLDDEEGPVNEALHEVEIHCPYCDTPFTVFLDLDEGSLTNIIDCERCCQPIQVRQQVDPISGELEGLDIGQDDDVL from the coding sequence ATGAACGATCAAGGGCGCAGGCCGAGCGAATCCGGCGAGCTGTTGGAAGATGATGAGGTTCTGGATGCGGCGGTCGAGCAGTGGCTGGCGGAGCATTCCTCGGGGCAGTCCGATGAATGGCCGGGTCATGAGCTGCTGGACGATGAGGAGGGGCCGGTCAATGAGGCGCTGCATGAGGTGGAGATCCACTGTCCCTACTGCGATACGCCATTCACGGTGTTTCTGGATCTGGACGAGGGCAGTCTGACCAACATCATCGACTGCGAGCGTTGCTGTCAGCCGATTCAGGTGCGCCAGCAGGTCGACCCGATCAGCGGGGAACTCGAAGGTCTGGATATCGGCCAGGATGACGACGTGCTGTGA
- the acnA gene encoding aconitate hydratase AcnA, translating into MDSLDTLSELEVGDKRYHYYSLKKAADTLGDLTRLPFTLKVLLENQLRFEDGETATKEDIKALADWQKTASSTHEIGYRPARVLMQDFTGVPGVVDLASMRDAVKKLGADPEKVNPLTPVDLVIDHSVMVDHYGDPSAFKDNVRIEMERNRERYEFLRWGQQAFDNFSVVPPGTGICHQVNLEYLGRAVFTREADGKTFAYPDTLVGTDSHTTMINGLGVLGWGVGGIEAEAAMLGQPVSMLIPEVVGFKLTGKLNEGITATDLVLTVTQMLRSRGVVGKFVEFYGDGLDDLPLADRATIANMAPEYGATCGFFPLDDETLNYMRLSGRSDEQVALVEAYAKEQGLWREPGHEPVFSDTLELDMTDVVASLAGPKRPQDRVALTDIKQTFEKILGDQLGEVPDIEDGKWLSEGGQTAVDVKQSYDKQSEVKNGDYSELDGETFRLDHGDVVIAAITSCTNTSNPSVMLAAGLVARKAREKGLSSKPWVKTSLAPGSKVVTDYLATAGVQDDLNELGFNLVGYGCTTCIGNSGPLPEPVEDAINARDLTVASVLSGNRNFEGRVHPNVRTNWLASPPLVVAYALAGTVRVDLSKEPLGKDTEGNDVFLKDIWPSQAEIAEAVEQVRTEMYRKEYAEVFDGDETWQAIEVPEAEVYEWKDSTYIQHPPFFEGMQREPEAVQDVENARVLAMLGDSVTTDHISPAGAIKPDSPAGRYLKENGVEVKDFNSYGSRRGNHEVMMRGTFANVRIRNEMLDGVEGGETRHVPSGEQMAIYDAAMKYAEEGTPLVVVAGKEYGTGSSRDWAAKGTLLLGVRAVIAESYERIHRSNLIGMGVVPLQFPEGESRQSLGLTGDEEISISGLNDLTAGGKVQVTFKSDKGERKIEALCRIDTDNELEYYRHGGILHYVLRGML; encoded by the coding sequence CTGGATTCGCTTGACACCCTCTCCGAGCTGGAAGTCGGAGACAAGCGCTATCACTACTACTCGCTCAAGAAGGCGGCCGACACGCTTGGCGACCTGACGCGACTGCCCTTCACGCTCAAGGTGCTGCTGGAAAACCAGCTGCGCTTCGAGGACGGTGAAACCGCGACCAAGGAAGACATCAAGGCACTGGCCGACTGGCAGAAGACCGCCTCCAGCACCCATGAGATCGGCTATCGTCCAGCGCGCGTGCTGATGCAGGACTTCACCGGCGTGCCCGGTGTGGTCGACTTGGCCTCCATGCGTGACGCCGTCAAGAAGCTCGGCGCCGACCCCGAGAAGGTCAATCCGCTGACTCCGGTGGACCTGGTCATCGACCACTCGGTGATGGTGGATCACTACGGCGATCCGAGCGCCTTCAAGGACAACGTGCGCATCGAGATGGAGCGTAACCGCGAACGTTACGAGTTTCTGCGCTGGGGCCAGCAGGCCTTCGACAACTTCTCCGTCGTCCCGCCAGGCACGGGTATCTGCCACCAGGTGAACCTGGAATACCTCGGCCGCGCTGTCTTCACACGTGAAGCGGATGGCAAGACCTTCGCCTACCCCGACACCCTGGTCGGCACCGACTCCCATACCACCATGATCAACGGCCTCGGCGTTCTCGGCTGGGGCGTCGGCGGTATCGAGGCGGAAGCCGCGATGCTCGGCCAGCCGGTATCGATGCTGATTCCGGAAGTGGTCGGCTTCAAGCTGACCGGCAAGCTCAACGAAGGCATCACCGCGACGGACCTGGTACTGACCGTCACCCAGATGCTGAGAAGCCGCGGCGTGGTCGGCAAATTCGTCGAGTTCTACGGTGATGGCCTGGATGACCTGCCGCTGGCCGACCGCGCGACCATCGCCAACATGGCGCCGGAGTATGGCGCTACCTGCGGCTTCTTCCCGCTGGATGACGAGACGCTCAACTACATGCGTCTGTCCGGTCGCTCCGATGAGCAGGTCGCGCTGGTCGAGGCCTATGCCAAGGAGCAGGGCCTGTGGCGCGAACCGGGCCACGAGCCGGTCTTCTCCGATACGCTCGAGCTGGACATGACTGATGTCGTCGCCTCCCTCGCTGGCCCCAAACGCCCGCAGGACCGCGTCGCGCTCACTGACATCAAGCAGACCTTCGAGAAGATTCTCGGCGATCAACTGGGAGAAGTACCGGACATCGAGGACGGCAAGTGGCTGTCCGAGGGTGGCCAGACCGCCGTCGATGTCAAGCAGAGCTACGACAAGCAGAGCGAGGTGAAGAACGGCGATTACAGCGAGCTGGATGGCGAGACCTTCCGTCTCGACCACGGTGATGTCGTCATCGCCGCCATCACCTCCTGCACCAACACCTCCAACCCCAGCGTGATGCTGGCGGCAGGCCTGGTGGCGCGCAAGGCGCGCGAGAAAGGCCTGAGCAGCAAGCCGTGGGTCAAGACCTCTCTGGCGCCGGGCTCCAAGGTAGTCACTGACTACCTGGCGACTGCCGGCGTGCAGGATGACCTCAACGAGCTGGGCTTCAACCTGGTCGGCTATGGCTGCACCACCTGTATCGGCAACTCCGGGCCGCTGCCGGAACCGGTCGAGGACGCCATCAATGCGCGCGACCTGACGGTCGCCTCGGTGCTGTCGGGCAACCGCAACTTCGAGGGTCGCGTGCATCCCAACGTGCGTACCAACTGGCTGGCGTCGCCGCCCCTGGTGGTCGCCTATGCTCTCGCCGGCACCGTACGGGTCGATCTCTCCAAGGAGCCGCTGGGCAAGGACACTGAGGGCAATGACGTCTTCCTCAAGGACATCTGGCCGAGTCAGGCCGAGATCGCCGAGGCCGTCGAGCAGGTACGTACCGAGATGTATCGCAAGGAGTACGCCGAGGTCTTCGACGGTGATGAGACCTGGCAGGCCATCGAGGTACCGGAAGCCGAAGTGTATGAGTGGAAGGATTCCACCTACATCCAGCATCCGCCGTTCTTCGAAGGCATGCAGCGTGAGCCCGAAGCCGTTCAGGATGTCGAGAATGCCCGCGTGCTGGCGATGCTCGGCGACTCGGTGACCACCGACCACATCTCGCCGGCCGGCGCCATCAAGCCGGACAGCCCGGCGGGTCGCTACCTCAAGGAGAACGGGGTCGAGGTCAAGGACTTCAACTCCTACGGCTCGCGTCGCGGCAACCACGAAGTGATGATGCGCGGCACCTTCGCCAACGTGCGTATCCGCAACGAGATGCTCGATGGTGTCGAGGGCGGCGAGACCCGCCACGTACCGTCCGGCGAGCAGATGGCCATCTACGATGCCGCCATGAAGTACGCCGAGGAAGGCACGCCGCTGGTAGTCGTCGCCGGCAAGGAGTACGGCACCGGCTCCTCGCGTGACTGGGCCGCTAAGGGCACCCTGCTGCTGGGCGTGCGTGCGGTGATCGCCGAGTCCTACGAGCGCATCCATCGCTCCAACCTGATCGGCATGGGCGTGGTGCCGCTGCAGTTCCCCGAAGGCGAGAGCCGCCAGTCGCTGGGGCTGACCGGTGATGAGGAAATCAGCATCAGCGGCCTGAATGACCTGACGGCCGGCGGCAAGGTCCAGGTCACCTTCAAGAGCGACAAGGGTGAGCGGAAGATCGAGGCGCTGTGCCGCATCGATACCGACAACGAGCTGGAGTACTACCGCCACGGCGGCATCCTCCACTACGTGCTGCGCGGCATGCTGTAA